Proteins encoded by one window of Deinococcus ruber:
- a CDS encoding class I SAM-dependent methyltransferase: MNQPNAVQAHYTSQGMLARTEEALAQSGLGTGPLDWSQLAGMDQFHVRGLPATQELAAALNVEHGQRVLDVGSGLGGPARYLAAVHSCDVRGIELSPEFVEIARLLTVRTGLQARVHFVQGDALNLPFAPETFDHAWTQHVGMNIRDKAQLYQGIYSVLKPGGRLAIYDAVRGEHEPVIYPVPWAGDASISFLASSGEMEQLLENAGFALLMKEDTTAAARDWFTELQRATPPAGPPNLLNLAQVIGPQARQMTANFGRNIMEGRLRLLRIIVQKRS; this comes from the coding sequence ATGAATCAACCCAATGCTGTTCAGGCACACTACACCTCTCAGGGCATGCTGGCCCGCACCGAAGAAGCTCTTGCCCAGTCGGGTCTAGGCACTGGCCCGCTCGACTGGTCTCAGCTCGCGGGAATGGATCAGTTTCATGTGCGCGGCCTCCCGGCAACGCAGGAACTCGCGGCTGCCCTGAATGTCGAGCACGGACAGCGCGTTCTGGACGTCGGTTCGGGTCTTGGTGGCCCGGCGCGGTACCTGGCTGCGGTGCACAGCTGCGACGTGAGGGGCATCGAACTGTCCCCTGAATTCGTCGAGATTGCTCGCCTGCTCACCGTCAGAACAGGTTTGCAGGCACGAGTGCATTTTGTGCAGGGCGACGCGCTGAATCTGCCGTTCGCGCCGGAAACCTTTGACCATGCCTGGACACAGCATGTGGGCATGAATATCCGCGACAAGGCTCAGCTGTACCAGGGTATTTACAGTGTGCTGAAACCGGGAGGACGGCTGGCGATCTACGACGCCGTGCGGGGCGAACACGAGCCGGTGATCTATCCGGTTCCGTGGGCTGGTGACGCCTCGATCAGCTTTCTGGCCTCATCCGGCGAGATGGAGCAGCTGCTTGAAAATGCGGGTTTTGCGCTGCTGATGAAGGAAGACACCACCGCCGCCGCGCGCGACTGGTTTACCGAACTCCAGCGGGCGACGCCGCCAGCGGGACCACCGAACCTGCTGAATCTGGCCCAGGTGATCGGACCGCAGGCGCGGCAGATGACGGCCAACTTCGGGCGCAACATCATGGAAGGTCGGCTGCGTCTGCTCCGGATCATCGTTCAGAAACGCAGCTGA
- a CDS encoding NmrA family NAD(P)-binding protein gives MSKISYLVTGAMGATGSAAVSALLGAGEHVRALAHREDERSAQLRRQGAEVIFGDLTDVHSVRAALRGVQRAYFNYPIAPGLVQAAAQFAQAAREAGVEAIVDMSQMIARDDAPSHAAFDHWLTERVFDWCGIGVTHLRPTFFAEWLLYLAPMIRQGTVYAPYGGGRTALISAEDQGRVIARILQHPAAHRGQTYTLVGPVEYTFAELAAEVGRVLGRHVGYQQVPIEMLLEAFTSGREQSGRNDALSGYA, from the coding sequence ATGTCCAAGATCAGCTATCTCGTGACAGGAGCCATGGGCGCGACCGGAAGTGCCGCCGTGTCAGCCCTGCTCGGAGCGGGCGAACACGTCCGCGCACTGGCCCACCGTGAAGACGAGCGCTCGGCTCAGTTGCGCCGCCAGGGTGCCGAGGTGATCTTCGGCGATCTGACCGATGTCCACTCGGTGCGTGCTGCCCTGCGGGGTGTGCAGCGTGCTTATTTCAATTATCCGATTGCTCCCGGTCTGGTGCAGGCCGCCGCTCAGTTTGCCCAGGCAGCCAGGGAGGCTGGCGTCGAAGCCATTGTCGACATGTCGCAGATGATCGCCAGAGACGACGCGCCGAGCCACGCGGCCTTCGATCACTGGCTGACCGAGCGCGTTTTCGACTGGTGCGGCATCGGCGTCACGCACCTTAGACCCACGTTCTTCGCAGAGTGGCTGCTGTACCTCGCCCCGATGATTCGCCAGGGCACCGTGTATGCCCCATACGGCGGCGGCAGGACGGCACTGATTTCGGCGGAAGATCAGGGACGCGTCATCGCGCGTATCCTTCAGCACCCGGCGGCTCACCGGGGCCAGACCTACACGCTGGTTGGCCCGGTGGAATACACCTTCGCAGAACTGGCCGCTGAGGTAGGCCGGGTGCTCGGCAGACACGTCGGCTATCAGCAGGTTCCTATCGAGATGCTGCTGGAGGCGTTCACCTCGGGAAGAGAGCAGAGCGGGCGCAATGACGCGCTCTCGGGCTACGCCTAG
- a CDS encoding NmrA family NAD(P)-binding protein, whose protein sequence is MTQFHSKLPKILVTGATGKTGSAVVAQLREQHYPVRALVRTRDTRSDRLERLGAEVVVADLFDPEQLRAAIQGTTRAYYVPLLHPFMIQSAAAFATAARDSTLEVVVQMSQWLSSPAHPALMTRQTWLVDQLFSMIPGVAQTILNPGYFADNYLRLIGFAAQLGLYPNLTGDSQNAPPSNEDMARVAVAVLMNPEHHAGKTYRPTGPALLSADDIARTLSVVFGRPVRRADLPMWVFLKAARQQGVAPYDLSVLKRYIEDHRQGAFAVNAPTSDVLTVTGRAAESFETTVRRYAALPEAARTPGHQLRALLDFLRTPFGPGYNLNRYEQAMGFPVPPSPRYALNDAGWERQHRPAATPAVL, encoded by the coding sequence ATGACCCAGTTTCACAGCAAACTGCCGAAGATTCTCGTGACCGGAGCCACCGGCAAGACGGGCAGCGCCGTCGTTGCCCAGCTGCGTGAGCAGCACTATCCTGTTCGCGCCCTCGTCCGTACCCGCGACACCCGCAGCGACCGCCTCGAACGCCTGGGCGCAGAAGTGGTCGTGGCCGATCTGTTCGACCCCGAACAACTGCGGGCGGCCATCCAGGGCACCACCCGCGCCTACTACGTCCCGCTTCTTCACCCATTCATGATTCAGAGTGCCGCCGCCTTTGCGACTGCCGCCCGCGACTCGACCCTCGAAGTGGTGGTGCAGATGAGCCAGTGGCTGTCCAGCCCGGCACATCCGGCCCTGATGACCCGTCAGACCTGGCTGGTCGATCAGCTGTTTTCCATGATTCCCGGTGTGGCTCAGACCATCCTGAACCCCGGCTATTTTGCCGACAACTACCTGCGGCTGATCGGTTTCGCGGCGCAACTTGGCCTGTATCCCAACCTGACCGGAGACAGTCAGAATGCGCCGCCGTCCAATGAAGACATGGCGCGGGTCGCCGTGGCTGTGCTGATGAACCCCGAACACCATGCTGGCAAAACGTATCGTCCGACTGGCCCGGCGCTGCTGTCAGCCGACGACATTGCACGCACGCTCAGCGTGGTGTTCGGGCGTCCGGTCAGGCGCGCCGATCTTCCGATGTGGGTCTTTCTGAAAGCGGCCCGGCAGCAGGGCGTCGCCCCCTACGACCTGAGCGTGCTGAAGCGGTACATCGAAGACCACCGGCAGGGGGCTTTCGCGGTGAATGCGCCCACCTCCGATGTGCTCACGGTCACTGGCCGTGCGGCAGAGAGCTTTGAAACCACCGTGCGCCGGTATGCCGCCCTGCCGGAAGCGGCGCGGACTCCAGGCCATCAGCTGCGTGCTCTGCTGGATTTTCTCCGCACCCCGTTCGGCCCCGGCTACAACCTGAACCGGTACGAGCAGGCGATGGGCTTCCCGGTGCCGCCCAGCCCGCGCTACGCCCTGAACGATGCCGGGTGGGAGCGGCAGCACCGCCCGGCTGCCACGCCCGCCGTGCTGTAG